From Thermodesulfobacteriota bacterium:
GCGACTTCCACCTTAATGCACAAGCCCTCTATATCGCTGCTCTCATATGCGCCGGTAAGCCTTTCACCGTCAACCAGTGATGCTTTAGAAACAATGAATATAGATTTTAGCTCATCTGCATAAGGATCCAGGATGTGCTTCATCTCTTTTTTACACGAAATGGTTACCGCCGCATCAAGGGGGTGCCCGATAATTTTTTGGGCCCTGGCTTCTTCCAGGGCCTTTGTCACCTCGGAGCGAATTTCGAGCAACCGTTCCCATTGTCCTGCCAGACTTTCGTCTATCCAGTTTTCATTTACCACGGGCAAGGAGGCCAGATGAACGCTTTCCTCTTTTTCCTTTTGTTCCGGCATAAAACTCCAGATTTCTTCTGCGGTAAATGACAGTATCGGTGCCATCAGCCGCACCATGGCGTTCAGCATGCTGTACATGACGGTCTGGGCACTCCTCCTTTCTTTTGATTTCGCTGGTGAAGTGTACAGCCTGTCTTTTAGAATATCTAAATAGAATGCGGAAAGATCAAGGGTGCAATAATTGTAAAACGCGTGATACACCAGATGAAATTCGTACGTTTGATAGGCTTTCCGGGTTTTTTCGATCAGTTCCTGCAATTTGTGCAGGGCAAATCTGTCAATATCCGGCATCGATGCATAGGAAACAGAATCTTTTTCCACATTAAAATCAGAGAGGTTACCCAGCAGGAACCGGCAGGTATTTCTTATCCTTCGATACGCGTCGCTTAGCTGCTTTAAAAACTTTTCCGAAATACGGATATCATCCCTGTAATCAGAGGCGGACACCCAAAGACGCAATATCTCCGCCCCGAATTTATCGATCACCTCGCTTGGGGCCACGATATTCCCCAGGGACTTGGACATCTTCTTTCCCTGGGCATCCACAACATATCCATGGGTTAACACCGCGTGATAGGGCGCAGTTCCCCTTGTTCCCACAGCGGTCAGAATGGAACTGTGAAACCACCCCCTGTGCTGGTCACTTCCTTCCAGATAAAGATCGGCAGGCCATCTTAGATAAGGACGCTGCTCAAGTACGGCTGCATGGCTCACCCCTGAATCGAACCACACATCCAAAATATCGGTCTCCTTAACAAAGGATGTATTTTGGCACTTTTCACACAGCGCTCCTTGGGGAAGAAATTCATCCGCATCCTTTTCAAACCAGATATCAGCACCATGCTTCTCAAATGCACGGCAAATACGATCAATGATTTCCTGGGTGATATAAAGCTCTCCGCACTTATCACAATAAAATACGGTAATCGGCACACCCCAGGCCCGCTGCCTGGATACACACCAGTCGGGTCGATTTTCGATCATGCTGTATATTCTTTCCTTGCCCCAATGGGGAATCCATTCCACCCGGTCGATCGCTTCAAGGGTTTTCTTCCTCAGGCCCGTCTTATCCATGGAAATAAACCATTGGGGCGTGGCACGAAAGATTACCGGCTGTTTGCATCGCCAGCAATGAGGATATGAATGTTCGATTGTTTCCTCCGCCAGGAGTGCTCCGGTTTCCTTCAACTTTGCATTGACATTTTTGTTGGCCTCAAAAACAAACTGCCCGTTGAAAAACTCAACATCCTGAGTAAAACAGCCTTTGTCATCTATGGGGGAATAGACATCAATGTCATACAGCAGGCTAACCTCATAATCTTCGCGGCCATGACCCGGAGCCGTATGCACACATCCTGTACCGGCCTCAAGCGTCACATGGTCTGCCAAAATTAACATCGATTCCCTGTGATAAAGGGGGTGCATGCACTTTTTTCGTTCAAGCATCTTCGGATCAATATCCGCAATAATTTTATAGTTTGCCATACCAAAGGTGTGCATACATCTTTCCACCAGCTCTCCGGCCAAAATAAAAACTTCGTTGTTCCCCACATCCACTGCAACATATTTAAAATCAGGATGAAGGGCGACGGCCATGTTCGCCGGAATCGTCCAGGGGGTGGTGGTCCAGATCACCACAAAGACCTTTTTCCCTAAGACCGCTTTTTCTTCTTTGCTGATGTCATCTTTCAAGGGAAACTTAACAAAAATCGACGGCGATGCTTCGTCATGATATTCTACTTCTGCTTCCGCCAGGGCAGTCTGACAGGTAGAACACCAGTATATAGGCTTTTTACTCCGGAAAAGACTCCCGTTAAGCGCAAATTTCCCGCACTCCCTGGCAATGGTGGCTTCGTATGCATAGTTCATGGTCAGGTATGGATTCTCCCATTCACCCATTACACCGAGCCGTTTAAACTCTTCCCGCTGAATGTTGATAAATTTTTCCGCATATGACCTGCACCGCTTTCTAACCTGTGCCATGGAAAGATCATTTTTTTTATCTCCAAGCTCCTTGTCCACATTATGTTCAATGGGAAGCCCATGACAGTCCCACCCCGGCACGTAGACCGCATCAAAGCCCATCATCTGCCTTGACCGAACGATAATATCTTTTAATATTTTGTTTAAAGCCGTACCGATATGTATATAACCGTTTGCATATGGAGGTCCGTCATGAAGAATAAAAAGTTCACTCCCCTTTGAAGTATTTCTGATCTTCTCAAGCAAACGGCTCTCTTCCCAGTGTTTTAATTGCTCCGGCTCACGCTTGGCCAGATTTGCCTTCATCGGAAACTTGGTTGCCGGAAGGTTGAGTGTCTTCTTGTAATCCATTTAATCCTCCATAATTCATCAGGTTTTGCACCCTTTGGTTTAGCAAAATCCACAGACGGTAAGGGGTAAAAATTACATTTTTACCCCTTACCGTCTTGACAGTGAAATAAATCAGAGATGCAAAACTTGAGTGTTACGCTTTGGGTTCCTGGTTAATGGCCTATTAGATCATTAAAACTTAATACTTAAAGTTAAACACGTTGCTTAACCAGCGGCCATGCATTTTCTTATACTCTGGCTTCACAAACGATATCCATAAGGTACCGTCCGTATTCATTTTTCAGCATATCTGCGGCAATGTTCTCAAGCTGGCTATCATCAATATATCCAAGGCGAAAGGCAATCTCCTCTATGCTGGCAATCCTGAGTCCCTGGCGTTCCTGGATTGCCTGCACATAACTGGATGCCTGTTGCAGGGCTTCATGGGTGCCGGTGTCCAGCCAGGCAAACCCTCTGCTTAAAAGCTCCACTTTAAGCTCGCCCCTTTTCAGATACTCCATATTCACATCTGTAATCTCTAGTTCTCCACGATTAGACGGCTGTATACCTGCTGCAATGCTCACCACATCATTGTCATAAATGTAAAGTCCGGGAACGGCATAATTCGATTTTGGTTTTAACGGCTTTTCTTCAATCCCCATCACATTTCCATCTCCGTCAAACTCCACCACCCCATACCGTTCGGGATCACGAACCAGGTAGCCGAAAATTCGCCCTCCTTTTTCCAGGCAAACGGCCCTTTTTAATGTGTCCGAAAGATTATGGCCGTAGAAAATATTATCCCCCAGGATAAGACAAACATGGTCATCTCCGATAAATGACTTGCCTATGACAAAAGCCTGGGCCAACCCCTCGGGTCTTGGCTGGACGGCATAGGAAAAGTTAAGCCCCAGTTTGGAACCGTCCTGAAACAGTCTTTCGAAATCAGGCAAATCTTGGGGAGTTGAGATGATAAGTATTTCCCTGATCCCGGCCAGCATTAAAACCGACAAGGGATAGTAGATCATGGGTTTATCATAAACAGGTAAAAGCTGCTTGCTGACCACACGGGTAATCGGGTAAAGCCGGCTTCCTGATCCGCCGGCCAAAATGATTCCTTTCATGATTTTCCTTTTTTTAGTAACTA
This genomic window contains:
- the rfbA gene encoding glucose-1-phosphate thymidylyltransferase RfbA; the protein is MKGIILAGGSGSRLYPITRVVSKQLLPVYDKPMIYYPLSVLMLAGIREILIISTPQDLPDFERLFQDGSKLGLNFSYAVQPRPEGLAQAFVIGKSFIGDDHVCLILGDNIFYGHNLSDTLKRAVCLEKGGRIFGYLVRDPERYGVVEFDGDGNVMGIEEKPLKPKSNYAVPGLYIYDNDVVSIAAGIQPSNRGELEITDVNMEYLKRGELKVELLSRGFAWLDTGTHEALQQASSYVQAIQERQGLRIASIEEIAFRLGYIDDSQLENIAADMLKNEYGRYLMDIVCEARV
- the ileS gene encoding isoleucine--tRNA ligase, whose amino-acid sequence is MDYKKTLNLPATKFPMKANLAKREPEQLKHWEESRLLEKIRNTSKGSELFILHDGPPYANGYIHIGTALNKILKDIIVRSRQMMGFDAVYVPGWDCHGLPIEHNVDKELGDKKNDLSMAQVRKRCRSYAEKFINIQREEFKRLGVMGEWENPYLTMNYAYEATIARECGKFALNGSLFRSKKPIYWCSTCQTALAEAEVEYHDEASPSIFVKFPLKDDISKEEKAVLGKKVFVVIWTTTPWTIPANMAVALHPDFKYVAVDVGNNEVFILAGELVERCMHTFGMANYKIIADIDPKMLERKKCMHPLYHRESMLILADHVTLEAGTGCVHTAPGHGREDYEVSLLYDIDVYSPIDDKGCFTQDVEFFNGQFVFEANKNVNAKLKETGALLAEETIEHSYPHCWRCKQPVIFRATPQWFISMDKTGLRKKTLEAIDRVEWIPHWGKERIYSMIENRPDWCVSRQRAWGVPITVFYCDKCGELYITQEIIDRICRAFEKHGADIWFEKDADEFLPQGALCEKCQNTSFVKETDILDVWFDSGVSHAAVLEQRPYLRWPADLYLEGSDQHRGWFHSSILTAVGTRGTAPYHAVLTHGYVVDAQGKKMSKSLGNIVAPSEVIDKFGAEILRLWVSASDYRDDIRISEKFLKQLSDAYRRIRNTCRFLLGNLSDFNVEKDSVSYASMPDIDRFALHKLQELIEKTRKAYQTYEFHLVYHAFYNYCTLDLSAFYLDILKDRLYTSPAKSKERRSAQTVMYSMLNAMVRLMAPILSFTAEEIWSFMPEQKEKEESVHLASLPVVNENWIDESLAGQWERLLEIRSEVTKALEEARAQKIIGHPLDAAVTISCKKEMKHILDPYADELKSIFIVSKASLVDGERLTGAYESSDIEGLCIKVEVAGGDKCERCWIHEPSVGTNPDHPTICDRCRHALDLIAQEESV